ATCGACGTCGAGACGCCGATCGTGCCCGCGGCTCTGCGCAACAACGCGGGCATCATGGGCGCCGCGGCGCTCGCTGCGCGCCACGCCCGCTGACACCGCTCGCGGCACCGCCGCCGCAACCGCGAAACAGCCCGTTCCTCGCGCTATCGCCCGAACGTTCGGGCTGACATGCGAGAAACGGGCTGAATCGAGAAGCTGCGCGCTGCTTAGCTGCGGCGGAACTGGTTGACGAGCGGGCAGTCGAAGGGGTCGCGGGCCGAGAGGCCGACGCGGTTCAGGTAGTCGATGACGATGCCGTACGAGCGGAACACGCCTGTCTCGGTGTACGCGATGCCCGTGGACTGTGCGTACTCCCGAACGATCTCGCGCGCCTTGCCGAGCGCGGGGCGCGGCATGTTCGGGAAGAGGTGGTGCTCGACCTGGTGGTTGAGCCCGCCGAACATGACGGTCGCCCACCAGCCGCCCTTGAGGTTGCGCGAGGTCAGGATCTGGCGGTGCAGGAAGTCGAGCGAGGTGTCGTTCTCGAGGATGGGCATGCCCTTGTGGTTGGGGGCGAAGGATGCTCCCATGTAGACCCCGAAGACCGCGAGCTGCACGCCCAGGAAGGCGAAGGCCATGCCCAGGGGCAGGAACCAGAACAGCACGGCGACGTAGAGCGAGAGCCGCAGGGCGATGAGCGTGAGCTCGAGGTAGCGGTGCTCGACGCGGCCCTTGTCGAACAGGCTCAGGATCGAGCGGAAGTGCAGGTTGATGCCTTCCAGCGTCAGAAGCGGGAAGAACAGCCAGCCCTGGTTGCGCGTGATGAGCGCGAAGGCCCCGCGCGACTTCGCGGCGTCTTCGGGCAGGAACGCGATCGTGTCCTGTTCGATATCGGGGTCGGCGCCCTTCTGGTTCGGCTTCGCGTGGTGACGCGAGTGCTTGTGCATCCACCAGTGGTAGCTGATGCCGACGACGGCGGTCGCGAGGATGCGACCGACCCAGTCGTTGACCTTGCCCGAGGCGAAGATCTGGCGGTGCGAGGCCTCGTGCGTGACGAAGGCGATCTGCGTGAGCACGATGCCGAGCGCACCGGCCATGAGCAGTTGGAACCAGCTGTCGCCCAGGAGCACCATGCCGGTGATGACGCCGCCGAGCGCGACGGCGAGGCCCGCGAACACGGCGTAGTAGAAGCCTTCACGGCGACGGAGCAGACCGCCGTCGCGCACCGTGCGCATGAGCGCGGAGTACGACGCGGTGAGGGGAACAGCATTCGGGTCGCGCGGCGTCGTCGTGCGAAGGGCACCGAGCGTGCCGGAGTCGGCACCGGAGGAGGCGAGAGAGGTCATGAGGCCTTCGGGGTCGGAATGCGACTTCCCAGCCGGCGCGAGGTGCAGGCCGTTGCCTGCGAGATATTCCGACTCTACGCACCTGTGTATGCCGAACGCGGAATGACAGGCCGATTCATAGCGCAGGCTCGCCTTGCTTGATGGTGGAGGACGCAGGGAGTTGACTGGGGGCATGAGCGAGCAGCAGAACGACGCGGCCGAGCACACGCCGCACGATGCCGAGCCCCACGACCGCGGAGCGTTCAGCGATGGCCTCAACAAGCTGCGCGCGGGCGTGCTCGGCGCCAACGACGGCATCGTCTCGGTCGCCGCGGTCGTCGTCGGCGTCGCGGGCGCGACGAGCGCGCTCGCGCCGATCCTCACGGCGGGCGCGGCGGCGGTCGTCGGTGGTGCGATCTCGATGGCGCTCGGCGAGTACGTGTCGGTCGCGAGCGCGCGCGACAGCCAGACGGCGCTCATCGCCAAGGAGAAGCGCGAACTCGCCGAGATGCCCGAGCAGGAGCTCGCCGAGCTCGCGAGCATCTACCAGGCCAAGGGGCTTACGCCCGAGACCGCGCAGCGCGTCGCGGAGGAGCTCACCGCGCACGACGCTCTCGGCGCGCACCTCGAGGCCGAGCTGCACATCGACGAGCACGAGGTGCTCAAGCCGTGGCAAGCCGCGGTGGCCTCGGGGCTCGCCTTCCTCGCGGGCGCCGTGCTGCCGATGCTCGCCATCCTGCTGCCCCCGCCCGAGCTGCGCATCCCCATCACCTTCATCGCGACCCTCGCCGCGCTCGGCATCACGGGCGCCCTCGGAGCCGTGCTCGGCAAGAGCCCGTGGCTGCGGCCGACGGTGCGGGTGCTCGTCGGGGGCGCGCTGGCGCTCGCGGTCACGTTCGGAATCGGCGCGCTGCTCGGCACTCAGATCGCCTAGCCCCCGGCGGCGCCCCGGCCGAACCGGCCGGTATCCTGGCGTGTGCCTTCCGACCACCCCGAGCTGCCCGACGATCGCCCCGCGGGCATCGACCCCGACGACCTGGCGACGACGCTGCGGGTGCTGAGCACGCTGCACGAGCTCGACCACGAGCATCCCGACTTCATCGCGGTGCGCCACGCGACCGCGCACATGTTCCGCGCCGTCAAAGTGCATCGGCGCCTGACGAAGCGCGCCGAGGTGCTCGCCGCCGACAAGGCCGTCATCGAAGCCACCGCGACGGGTTCACCCGATCGCATCGACGACGAGACCCGCGGCGTCGACATCAGCTCGTCGACCGAGGCGCCCTTCGCGGGCGAGCTCACGCGCCCGCAGTCGTGCTACATCTGCAAGCAGCCGTACACCCTCGTCGACGCCTTCTACCACCAGCTGTGCCCCGACTGCGCGCGCCTCAATCATGCGAAACGGGATGCCCGCACCGACCTCACCGGACGCCGCGCCCTGCTCACCGGCGGCCGCGCCAAGATCGGCATGTACATCGCCCTGCGCCTCCTGCGCGACGGCGCCCACACGACCATCACGACGCGGTTTCCGCGGGATGCCGTGCGCCGCTTCTCCGCCCTCCCCGACGCGGCCGACTGGATCGACCGGCTGCGCATCGTCGGCATCGACCTGCGCGACCCGGCCCAGGTCATCGGCCTCGCCGAGTCCGTCGCGGCGGCCGGCCCCCTCGACATCATCATCAACAACGCCGCGCAGACCGTGCGGCGCTCCCCCGGCGCCTACCAGCCGCTCATCGAGGCGGAGCTCGCCCCCCTGCCCGACGGGCCGCTTCCGGAGTTGGTGACGTTCGGCCACACGATGGATCCGCACCCCTTGGCCTTGGCCGAGTCGGTCGCCGCCCACCCGATTCTCTCGGCGGCCGCCGCGAAGGCCGAGCAGCTGACGCAGGCGGCCATGACGGCCGGCAGCGCATCCCTCGCCAAGCACCGCGACGGCACCGCGATCGATGCCGGCGGGCTCGTGCCTGACCTGCACGACGTCAATAGCTGGACGCAGGCCGTCGGCGACGTCGAGCCCCTCGAGATGCTCGAGGTGCAGCTCGCGAACTCGGTCGCGCCGTTCATCCTCGTCGACCGGTTGCGACCGTCGCTCGCGGCCTCGTCGTTCGCGCGCACCTACGTCGTCAACGTGAGCGCGATGGAAGGCGTCTTCGGGCGGGGCTACAAGGGCCCCGGGCATCCGCACACGAACATGGCCAAGGCGGCGATGAACATGCTCACGCGCACGAGCGCGCGCGAGATGTTCGAGACCGACGGCATCCTCATGACGAGCGTCGACACCGGCTGGATCACCGACGAGCGCCCGCACCCCACGAAGCTGCGGCTCGCCGAGGAGGGCTTCCACGCCCCGCTCGATCTCGTCGACGGGGCCGCGCGCGTGTACGACCCGATCGTGCGCGGCGAGGCGGGCGACGAGCTGTTCGGTGTGTTCTTGAAGGACTACCGGCCGTCGCAGTGGTGAGCCCGACATCCCGAACCGAGTGAGGCAAGTGGGTCGGCCGATACGCCGGGTTCTGTTCCAGGAATCGCTTCCCTTCGACGGCCATCTCTCTCGGGACGACGTTGCCGCCGCCCTCTAGCGGTCTACCCGACACCTCGGCGAGCCGCGTCAACGGTGTCTGTCTGACCTTGCTCCGGGCGAGGTTTACCCAGCGAGCCCGATCACTCGGGCCCCTGGTGGTCTCTTACACCACCGTTTCACCCTTACCGCCGGCGTGATGCCGGAGGCGGTCTGCTCTCTGTTGCACTGTTCTCGCGGATTTCTCCGGGTGGGTGTTACCCACCGCCCTGCTCTGCGGAGCCCGGACGTTCCTCGGCGAGGCCGTCCCCCTTGCGGGGCGTGCGCTCGACGCGACCGTCTGGCCGGCCCACTTGCCCTCACAGGATACGCCCCGGGCCGGCTCACGTCGCCCGGTGACGGCCCCGCATCAACCCCAGCACGGCGTCGGCCCGCTCCGTTCGGCCGCGCACCGCGCGCCGATAGGTGGGCCGGATACTCGAGAGCCACTGCCGCATGACGCCGTCGAACTGATCGCGCGCCACGTCGTACTGGTCGGTCGCGAAGGCCGCGACGGGTGGTGGCTCTGCGGCATCGTCGAGGGGCATCGACATGGTGGAACGACCCCTCCCGTATCGGATCTCTGATCCGCCGGGGACTCGGGCGTCATGCTCACGGCACACCTCGCTGAGGGCCGAGCACCGGCACTCAGGTCACGATCCGGGTGTCGATCGCACGCGCTCCGAGGGGGTGCGGGAGGCCGCGAGCACGGCATCGAGCAACCCCTCGACCGACCGCTCGGCGACCTGCTCGGCCACGGTGCGAAGCGTCAGGCGATTCGCCCGCGCGTAGTCGCGCAGCGCGCGGAAAGCCTGATCCATGTCGAGCTCATGCACGGCGGCGAGCACACCCTTCGCCTGCTCGATGAGCACGCGGCTCTCGAGCGCGCGCTGCAGTTGCTCGTTGAGAATGTGGCTCTCGCGGATGCTGCGCTCTTGCAGGATGCCGATCGTCGCGATGTCCGCGAGCGCCTGGGCGATCACCGCATCCTGCTCCGTCGGACCTCCGGGGGCGGTGCTGAACAGGTTGAGGGCGCCGAGCACCTGGCCACGGAGGCGCATCGGGGTGGCGAAGACGGCGTGGAAGCCCTGCGCCAGGGCCGCAGCCTGAAAAGCGGGCCAGGTGTCGCCGTCGAGCTCGATGTCGCCGACCGTGACCGCGTGGCCTTTCGTGAAGGCGTCCACGCACGGACCGGCGCCAGCATTCAACTGCATGATCTCGACGAGGTGGGCTTGCTCGCTGCTGGAGGCGACAAGCTGCAGGTCGCCCTGCTCGTCGGCGAGCACGAGCCCACCCGCATCGACATCGAGCAGCTCGACGCACTCGTTGATGAGCGTGTGCAGCAGGTCGATGATGTCGAAGTCGGCGATGAGCGTATCGGCGACGGCGACGAAGGCATCGGCCACGCGCTGATCCCGGGACTTCTCGATCATGCGACTTCCTATGAATGAAGGATGCACAGCCCCGCCTGGGCCAGGCGACGATCAGAGCACGGGTGCCGCTCCGCGCTCGGGAGCCGGGACCGACACGGCAGAGTCTACGCCCCTCGGCCGGATCCTCGGCCTCGGGGCCTACACTGTGCCCACCGACGCTCTCACTCCCTCTCCTGGTGGCGTTCCGACGGCCGACCGAGGCGGGAGCCCCATGGACGAGCGGCATCCGCCCACCGGCGCTCATTATCGACGACCCGATCCGTGGGGTCTCTGCGCCGCATTCATGCACCAGTTGCCCATCTCGGGCGCCCTCCTCTCGATCGTCGACCGGCACGGTCACCGCGCCACGGTCACGGCGACCGACCCGGTCGCCGCGCGGTGGGACGAGCTCGAGCTCGAGCTCGGCGCGGGCCCGCTGCGGGATGCAGCTCGTGACAGCGCCCCCCAGCTCATTCCGGACGTGTCAACGAGCGCCATCAACCCGGTCATCGGCGCGCACCTCGAGCAGCTGGGCGTCCGCGCTGCGTTCACCTTCCCGCTCGTCATGGGCGCGGCCATCGTGGGCGTCGCGGGGCTGTATCGCTCCACTCCCGGCCCGCTGACGGCGACCGCGGTCGGCACGGCCCTCGGTCTCGCGCGCTCGGTCACGATTCCCGCGGTGCGCGCTGCGCTCGCGATGGCGGCCGCGGAGGGCACCGCGGATCCCGCTGACACCGGCCCCGGGATTCGACGCGAGGTGCACCAGGCCACGGGCATGATCAGCGCGCAGCTCGACGTCTCGACGACCGAGGCGTTCGCCCGGCTCCGCGCCTACGCGATCGCCATGGACCGTTCGATCACGGCGGTGTCGTTCGACGTCGTCGCGCGCACGATCGACTTCCTCGATCTCGACTGAGCGCGTTCGGGCTAGCGCGAGAACGAGGCGCGGGCATCCATCGCGTCGTTCGCGCACTTGTCGGCGCGCGAGTTCTGCAACCGTGGCACCCACTCGAACCGCACGGGTGTGCCGGTCAGCACCTGGCGCGCCTCGGCAGCGAGCTCGGCCATGGCCGGGTGCTTGATCTTCCAGCGGCCCATCATCTGCTCGACCACGAGCTTCGAATCCATGCGGATCGTGAGGTGGGCGTCGGGATCGAGCTCGAGCGCACGCCGAACGCCCGCGAGCATGCCGCTGTACTCGGCGACGTTGTTCGTCGCGGTGCCGACCCACACACCCACCTCGGCGAGCACCTCGCCCGAGGCCGGATCGATGACGACCGCGCCGCCGGCCGCCGGCCCGGGGTTGCCCCGCGACCCGCCGTCGGCCTCCACGAGCAGCTCGCGGCTCACAGGCCGCTCTCGTCGGTGCGCACGAGGATCGCATTGGAATCGGGGCACAGCAGCACCGCGTCGGGTGCCGCGGCGCGCACGACGGCGAGATCGCTGCCGGTGAGCTCGACGCCGCTCGCGCTCGACACCCGGGCGCGCAAGTGCGATGCGCCGACGCCGTAGCGCTCGCGCTGCTTCTCGTAGAGCGCCAGGAGGTCGTCGGGCACCGTCGCGACGATCGCGGCACGCTGCGAGCGCGCCGCCGCGACCTCGGCCGCGATCGAGGCGAGGCCGGCATCACGCGCGGCCTCGGCATCGGCGAGCTGCTGCTGGTGCGCCTCGAGCGAGGCCGTCGCCGACGCGAGCTCGGACTCGAGCGCCTCGACCTTCTCCATGACCGACAGCTCGATCTCTTCGAGATCGCCCAGTCGACCGCGCAGCGACTCGAGCTCGTGCTCGAGCCCGGCGATGTCCTTGACCGACGAGCTCGCCTGCAGGCGGTCGCCGTCGCGCGCGATCCGCGCCTCGACGATGGCAACATCGCTCTCGACGCGTCCGAGCTCGATGCGCGCATCCTCGAGTTCGCCGCGCCGCTGGATGACGAACTCGCGCATGACGTCGGCCTCGGCGGTGAGCGCGTCGACCACCGCGCGCTCGGGCAGCGAGCGCTCGCGGTGGGCGAGCTGCTGCAGGGTCGTGTCGAGCGCCTGCACGT
The sequence above is a segment of the Microcella humidisoli genome. Coding sequences within it:
- a CDS encoding fatty acid desaturase family protein, with product MTSLASSGADSGTLGALRTTTPRDPNAVPLTASYSALMRTVRDGGLLRRREGFYYAVFAGLAVALGGVITGMVLLGDSWFQLLMAGALGIVLTQIAFVTHEASHRQIFASGKVNDWVGRILATAVVGISYHWWMHKHSRHHAKPNQKGADPDIEQDTIAFLPEDAAKSRGAFALITRNQGWLFFPLLTLEGINLHFRSILSLFDKGRVEHRYLELTLIALRLSLYVAVLFWFLPLGMAFAFLGVQLAVFGVYMGASFAPNHKGMPILENDTSLDFLHRQILTSRNLKGGWWATVMFGGLNHQVEHHLFPNMPRPALGKAREIVREYAQSTGIAYTETGVFRSYGIVIDYLNRVGLSARDPFDCPLVNQFRRS
- a CDS encoding VIT1/CCC1 transporter family protein, which gives rise to MSEQQNDAAEHTPHDAEPHDRGAFSDGLNKLRAGVLGANDGIVSVAAVVVGVAGATSALAPILTAGAAAVVGGAISMALGEYVSVASARDSQTALIAKEKRELAEMPEQELAELASIYQAKGLTPETAQRVAEELTAHDALGAHLEAELHIDEHEVLKPWQAAVASGLAFLAGAVLPMLAILLPPPELRIPITFIATLAALGITGALGAVLGKSPWLRPTVRVLVGGALALAVTFGIGALLGTQIA
- a CDS encoding SDR family NAD(P)-dependent oxidoreductase, whose protein sequence is MPSDHPELPDDRPAGIDPDDLATTLRVLSTLHELDHEHPDFIAVRHATAHMFRAVKVHRRLTKRAEVLAADKAVIEATATGSPDRIDDETRGVDISSSTEAPFAGELTRPQSCYICKQPYTLVDAFYHQLCPDCARLNHAKRDARTDLTGRRALLTGGRAKIGMYIALRLLRDGAHTTITTRFPRDAVRRFSALPDAADWIDRLRIVGIDLRDPAQVIGLAESVAAAGPLDIIINNAAQTVRRSPGAYQPLIEAELAPLPDGPLPELVTFGHTMDPHPLALAESVAAHPILSAAAAKAEQLTQAAMTAGSASLAKHRDGTAIDAGGLVPDLHDVNSWTQAVGDVEPLEMLEVQLANSVAPFILVDRLRPSLAASSFARTYVVNVSAMEGVFGRGYKGPGHPHTNMAKAAMNMLTRTSAREMFETDGILMTSVDTGWITDERPHPTKLRLAEEGFHAPLDLVDGAARVYDPIVRGEAGDELFGVFLKDYRPSQW
- a CDS encoding GAF and ANTAR domain-containing protein: MIEKSRDQRVADAFVAVADTLIADFDIIDLLHTLINECVELLDVDAGGLVLADEQGDLQLVASSSEQAHLVEIMQLNAGAGPCVDAFTKGHAVTVGDIELDGDTWPAFQAAALAQGFHAVFATPMRLRGQVLGALNLFSTAPGGPTEQDAVIAQALADIATIGILQERSIRESHILNEQLQRALESRVLIEQAKGVLAAVHELDMDQAFRALRDYARANRLTLRTVAEQVAERSVEGLLDAVLAASRTPSERVRSTPGS
- a CDS encoding GAF and ANTAR domain-containing protein; translated protein: MHQLPISGALLSIVDRHGHRATVTATDPVAARWDELELELGAGPLRDAARDSAPQLIPDVSTSAINPVIGAHLEQLGVRAAFTFPLVMGAAIVGVAGLYRSTPGPLTATAVGTALGLARSVTIPAVRAALAMAAAEGTADPADTGPGIRREVHQATGMISAQLDVSTTEAFARLRAYAIAMDRSITAVSFDVVARTIDFLDLD
- a CDS encoding reverse transcriptase-like protein translates to MSRELLVEADGGSRGNPGPAAGGAVVIDPASGEVLAEVGVWVGTATNNVAEYSGMLAGVRRALELDPDAHLTIRMDSKLVVEQMMGRWKIKHPAMAELAAEARQVLTGTPVRFEWVPRLQNSRADKCANDAMDARASFSR
- a CDS encoding zinc ribbon domain-containing protein, translated to MALTASPDAQRILLDVQALDTTLQQLAHRERSLPERAVVDALTAEADVMREFVIQRRGELEDARIELGRVESDVAIVEARIARDGDRLQASSSVKDIAGLEHELESLRGRLGDLEEIELSVMEKVEALESELASATASLEAHQQQLADAEAARDAGLASIAAEVAAARSQRAAIVATVPDDLLALYEKQRERYGVGASHLRARVSSASGVELTGSDLAVVRAAAPDAVLLCPDSNAILVRTDESGL